A genome region from Thalassotalea euphylliae includes the following:
- a CDS encoding L,D-transpeptidase family protein produces MIKPWRCNALIALLCFLITAKLAFATAYPLPPPHQRLIGEPTKHTVVRGDYFQRLAEQFNVGFLALIAANPGVDPFLTYQKPSDTLVSAQQSAEHAVSQSEKKAQSQASIHIPTQLLLPFVERRGIVINLPELRLYYFQPELNRVHVFPVGIGRKGLATPNLTSYIGEKRKDPIWRPTQEMKARYLAEKGIILADEIPSGPNNPFGKYALRLATSEFLIHGTNQRFGIGTRASSGCIRMYDDDIKWLFENVPLNTQVKIIDQPIKMSYEKPGVKLFEVHQALTSEQTAQQNADGWQRLVKFIGESEIERYRADFEKPSGLVIRVEKAKSAAQQAAD; encoded by the coding sequence ATGATTAAACCATGGAGATGTAATGCCCTTATCGCTTTACTTTGTTTTCTAATAACAGCTAAGTTAGCTTTCGCTACAGCTTATCCTTTACCGCCACCCCATCAGCGCCTTATCGGGGAGCCAACTAAACATACCGTTGTACGCGGTGACTATTTTCAGCGATTAGCAGAGCAATTTAATGTTGGCTTTCTTGCCTTGATTGCGGCAAATCCAGGTGTTGATCCATTTCTTACTTATCAAAAACCTTCCGATACATTGGTTAGCGCTCAGCAATCAGCAGAACATGCCGTAAGCCAATCAGAAAAAAAGGCACAAAGCCAAGCAAGTATCCATATTCCGACACAGTTATTGCTCCCATTTGTTGAGCGCAGGGGGATTGTTATCAACTTGCCGGAATTAAGGTTGTATTATTTCCAACCGGAATTAAATCGTGTTCATGTGTTTCCTGTCGGAATTGGCCGTAAGGGATTGGCGACACCAAATTTAACGAGTTATATCGGTGAGAAGCGAAAAGATCCAATTTGGCGTCCAACACAAGAAATGAAGGCCCGTTACCTTGCCGAAAAAGGCATAATTTTAGCGGATGAAATACCATCAGGGCCAAACAACCCTTTTGGCAAATATGCGCTACGCCTAGCCACCAGTGAATTTTTAATTCACGGCACAAACCAGCGCTTTGGCATAGGTACTCGTGCAAGCTCGGGCTGTATTCGCATGTATGACGATGATATTAAATGGCTATTTGAAAATGTACCGCTCAACACACAAGTTAAGATAATCGATCAGCCGATAAAAATGTCTTACGAAAAGCCAGGGGTGAAACTTTTTGAAGTACACCAAGCGCTCACCTCGGAGCAAACTGCACAGCAAAATGCAGATGGTTGGCAAAGGTTAGTAAAGTTTATTGGGGAAAGCGAAATTGAACGTTATCGGGCAGATTTCGAGAAGCCATCAGGATTAGTCATTCGCGTTGAAAAAGCTAAATCGGCAGCACAGCAAGCTGCCGACTAA
- a CDS encoding Lpp/OprI family alanine-zipper lipoprotein, which produces MNKFTLIAGVTAVLGLSGCANNSQLDQMSNQIDRLSNQVSKLSREVDNLKTRQQQQKRKITEANELASQANERVNNMVATFKK; this is translated from the coding sequence ATGAATAAATTCACATTAATTGCTGGCGTAACCGCTGTCTTAGGCTTATCAGGCTGCGCTAACAATAGTCAGCTCGATCAAATGTCTAACCAAATCGACCGATTGTCTAATCAAGTTAGCAAGCTATCGCGTGAAGTCGACAACTTAAAGACGCGCCAGCAACAACAAAAACGTAAAATTACTGAAGCTAACGAACTCGCTAGCCAAGCGAATGAGCGCGTTAACAATATGGTTGCCACGTTCAAGAAGTAA
- a CDS encoding ion channel, whose product MIVFKSIIEKSGFYNIDEYGVKNYNLGVISLFAIALFISLTLSFGYITYQAEFGQDGATIADYADAVWLMLMASSTIGFGGELPVTVLGRAMVFSMFVLGVGILGLLGGVFVQKAFGFSDTNIKNRELRKQNQEILAKVNDLEQKIDQLLATQRQQ is encoded by the coding sequence ATGATTGTGTTCAAATCTATTATCGAAAAATCTGGCTTTTACAATATCGACGAATATGGCGTTAAAAATTATAACCTTGGTGTTATCAGCCTATTTGCCATTGCACTGTTTATCTCATTAACGTTGAGCTTTGGCTACATCACCTATCAGGCAGAATTCGGCCAAGATGGCGCAACTATTGCCGATTATGCGGATGCGGTCTGGTTAATGTTAATGGCCTCTTCAACGATTGGTTTTGGCGGTGAATTACCGGTTACTGTGCTCGGCAGAGCCATGGTGTTTTCGATGTTTGTCTTAGGCGTTGGTATTCTGGGCTTGCTTGGTGGTGTTTTTGTTCAAAAAGCCTTTGGGTTTTCAGACACGAACATTAAAAATCGCGAGCTGAGAAAACAAAACCAAGAAATTCTCGCTAAGGTTAATGACCTCGAGCAAAAAATTGATCAATTGTTGGCGACCCAGCGCCAACAATAA
- a CDS encoding PspA/IM30 family protein produces MSIFKKIMTAIRGGATEVGEAIVDANGTRIFEQEIRDAEHHLTKAKRDLTNVMAQQMAASREVERLNREVAEHEGYAAQALEKGDESLALAVAEKIASLETELSSQQQALTSFETNANRLKELVRKSERQIQEHKRQLSMVKTTESVQKATSAITDNFSSSNSKLLNAKDSLERIKAKQQQFDDKMKAAEALEAETGDGSLEAQLKAAGIGAADNNASSVLDRIKAKQNKS; encoded by the coding sequence ATGAGTATTTTTAAGAAAATTATGACAGCGATCCGTGGTGGTGCTACGGAAGTGGGTGAAGCAATTGTTGATGCCAATGGCACTCGAATCTTTGAACAAGAAATTCGCGATGCAGAGCACCATTTGACCAAAGCTAAGCGTGACTTAACCAATGTGATGGCGCAACAAATGGCAGCAAGCCGTGAAGTTGAGCGCTTAAACCGTGAAGTTGCCGAGCATGAAGGCTACGCAGCACAAGCACTTGAGAAAGGTGACGAGTCTTTAGCGTTAGCGGTTGCTGAAAAAATTGCGAGTTTAGAAACTGAACTTAGCTCACAGCAACAAGCGTTAACAAGCTTCGAAACCAATGCTAATCGCTTAAAAGAGCTAGTACGTAAGAGTGAACGCCAAATTCAAGAGCACAAACGTCAATTATCTATGGTAAAGACGACTGAAAGTGTACAAAAAGCAACTTCAGCCATTACCGACAACTTTTCGTCAAGCAATTCAAAATTGTTAAATGCTAAAGACTCATTAGAGCGCATTAAAGCTAAGCAACAACAGTTTGATGACAAGATGAAAGCGGCTGAAGCGCTTGAAGCGGAAACCGGCGACGGCTCGCTAGAAGCACAGCTTAAAGCAGCGGGTATTGGTGCTGCTGATAACAACGCAAGCTCAGTGTTAGATCGTATAAAAGCGAAACAAAACAAAAGCTAA
- a CDS encoding YjfI family protein: protein MNIHKIADHLNALADNSETGMVFDCQPISGDVDVLQITVEGREELPIFVSVTDDQILCITYLWGNDEVKQEKIADMHTAMLEMSIPMPLSSFSKIGDKYVIFGALSIGSTFADIEHELAVLSNNAIEIIDDMSDYLV, encoded by the coding sequence ATGAATATACATAAGATAGCTGATCACTTAAATGCGCTAGCAGACAACTCTGAAACCGGGATGGTTTTTGATTGCCAGCCTATTTCAGGTGATGTTGATGTGCTGCAAATTACTGTTGAAGGTCGTGAAGAGTTACCTATTTTTGTATCGGTAACCGATGATCAAATTCTTTGCATTACCTACCTTTGGGGTAACGACGAAGTGAAACAAGAAAAAATCGCTGATATGCACACCGCTATGTTAGAAATGAGCATTCCAATGCCATTGTCTTCGTTCTCAAAAATTGGCGATAAGTACGTTATTTTTGGCGCCTTATCGATCGGTTCAACGTTTGCGGACATTGAGCACGAGCTAGCCGTTTTGAGTAACAACGCTATCGAAATTATCGACGATATGAGCGACTACCTAGTTTAA
- a CDS encoding polyamine aminopropyltransferase, with protein sequence MNNTRRLLLDDTILILTMAVLAGCGLIYEYLLSHYAGRVLGVMESTIYTMIGLMIVSMGLGAFAARKISCPFNGFVWLEAIIALLGCSAILLIGGAIAATQLLPQLIADTFLLPPDAMPRGGLFQTLSWLALKLPYIFGVLLGFFIGMEIPLIAKIREHVHQKHLQHNLGTIYGADYIGAGIGAAIWVIFLLAIDISKAGALTAALNLLAGTVFITRFWHQLKWRKVLVSLHVLLAIIIMVVYQFGNGWLNQMNNLLYLDKVVYTDKTRYQQLTFTERNMGLENESVISFYLNGRLQFSSIDEDIYHGYLVYPVMASSARTDKVLIIGGGDGLALRDVLKWGAKEVTLIDLDEQLLDIFAKPSEHLPAPLANKLTQLHQSSLTDDRVTLMPADAFIAIDQLIANRQHFDAILVDLPDPSHPDLNKLYSVNFYARLNQLLSSDGIIGVQSTSPYHAKASFIAIGNTLKAANFLHVEQYHDNVPSFGEWGWSIASKAGLSPSQRLNQLTGLPIEHNWLTLPLILSSFNFPQGFYDEQEQYGINYLGSHTIYQLHQEAWKDQQGIVQ encoded by the coding sequence ATGAACAATACTCGTCGTCTATTACTTGACGACACAATCCTTATCTTAACCATGGCCGTACTTGCTGGCTGTGGGCTTATCTACGAATACCTGCTCTCTCATTATGCTGGCCGTGTACTTGGTGTAATGGAAAGTACTATCTACACCATGATCGGTTTGATGATAGTTTCAATGGGGTTAGGTGCTTTCGCGGCGCGTAAAATATCTTGCCCGTTTAATGGCTTTGTCTGGCTTGAAGCCATTATCGCCCTACTCGGCTGCAGCGCCATTTTATTAATTGGCGGTGCTATTGCCGCCACGCAATTACTTCCTCAATTAATTGCTGATACTTTCTTGTTACCACCAGATGCCATGCCACGTGGTGGATTGTTTCAAACACTAAGCTGGCTCGCGCTCAAGCTTCCTTACATTTTTGGTGTGCTTTTAGGGTTTTTTATTGGCATGGAAATTCCGCTGATCGCCAAAATTCGCGAGCATGTTCACCAAAAGCACCTACAACATAACTTAGGCACAATATACGGCGCAGATTATATTGGCGCAGGCATAGGCGCGGCGATTTGGGTTATTTTTTTACTTGCGATTGATATTAGCAAGGCTGGCGCGCTGACCGCAGCATTAAACCTCTTGGCTGGAACCGTGTTTATTACGCGCTTTTGGCACCAGTTAAAATGGCGAAAAGTTTTGGTAAGTTTGCATGTTTTACTGGCGATCATCATTATGGTTGTCTACCAGTTTGGTAACGGCTGGCTTAATCAAATGAATAATTTACTTTATCTCGATAAGGTCGTTTATACCGATAAAACCCGTTACCAACAGTTAACCTTTACCGAACGTAATATGGGTTTGGAGAATGAGTCGGTAATCAGCTTTTACCTTAACGGTCGTCTGCAATTTTCCTCTATCGATGAAGACATTTATCACGGCTACTTGGTTTACCCTGTCATGGCAAGTTCAGCGCGTACTGATAAGGTATTAATCATTGGTGGCGGTGATGGGCTAGCCTTGCGCGATGTGCTCAAGTGGGGCGCAAAAGAAGTCACGTTAATTGACTTAGATGAGCAGTTACTCGATATTTTTGCTAAGCCGAGCGAACACCTGCCAGCACCGCTTGCCAACAAGCTTACTCAACTTCATCAGAGCAGCCTAACTGATGATAGAGTGACACTGATGCCTGCTGATGCATTTATTGCAATTGATCAGCTTATCGCTAATCGCCAGCACTTTGATGCCATTTTGGTAGATTTACCTGATCCAAGCCACCCTGATTTGAATAAGCTTTATTCCGTTAATTTTTATGCGCGACTTAACCAGTTGCTCTCTAGCGATGGGATTATTGGTGTGCAATCAACCAGCCCTTATCATGCTAAAGCTTCTTTTATCGCTATTGGCAATACCTTGAAGGCTGCTAACTTTCTTCATGTTGAGCAATACCATGACAATGTGCCTAGTTTTGGCGAATGGGGGTGGAGTATTGCATCAAAAGCTGGGCTTTCACCTTCACAGCGACTGAATCAGCTAACAGGTTTACCTATTGAGCATAACTGGCTTACGCTGCCTTTGATTCTCTCTTCATTTAATTTTCCGCAAGGGTTTTATGATGAGCAAGAACAATATGGCATCAACTATTTGGGCAGCCATACGATATACCAATTGCATCAAGAAGCATGGAAAGATCAACAAGGCATTGTCCAGTAA
- a CDS encoding DUF350 domain-containing protein, whose product MLNTLLEITALNSNLMTFLAVDIAIAIVLLSAMRFVSGVTAKVNTTDELAKQDNFAFGISVAGSIAALGIVLTGAITGEAAESLTMEVIGMTSYGIFGLVLIKVGRLIHDKFALNQIDKTEQIKAANITVGIVDAAGAIATAIIIKAVLIWVYGLDVNTFIAIFSGFVVSQAVLIIATRIKERQYAKNNQGDSMQQAFANGQVALAIRYAGQVISTALAVTAASYFFSYSPETLVVNLAGWLVFGILMTLLVTLLTFIAKKLILWGINLVEEVDQQHNIGVAAIEMAISISIAMILTGLMA is encoded by the coding sequence ATGTTAAACACCTTATTAGAAATTACTGCGTTGAATTCGAATTTAATGACATTCCTCGCCGTTGATATTGCCATTGCCATTGTCTTGTTAAGCGCGATGCGCTTTGTTTCTGGCGTAACGGCTAAAGTTAACACCACAGACGAATTGGCTAAGCAAGACAACTTTGCATTTGGTATTAGTGTCGCAGGCTCGATTGCCGCTCTAGGGATTGTGTTAACTGGCGCGATTACTGGCGAGGCTGCCGAAAGCTTAACGATGGAAGTTATTGGGATGACTTCTTATGGTATTTTCGGCTTAGTATTAATCAAAGTTGGCCGACTTATTCACGACAAATTTGCGCTTAATCAAATTGACAAAACAGAGCAAATAAAGGCTGCCAACATCACTGTTGGTATTGTTGACGCTGCTGGCGCTATCGCAACTGCGATTATCATTAAAGCGGTTTTGATTTGGGTTTATGGCTTAGATGTAAACACCTTTATCGCCATCTTCAGTGGCTTTGTTGTTTCACAGGCTGTGCTGATTATCGCGACGCGTATTAAGGAACGTCAATACGCTAAAAACAATCAAGGCGACTCAATGCAACAAGCCTTTGCCAACGGTCAGGTAGCGCTTGCAATTCGCTACGCAGGTCAAGTAATTAGTACTGCACTTGCGGTGACCGCCGCGAGTTACTTCTTTAGCTATAGCCCTGAAACGCTGGTCGTCAATTTAGCTGGCTGGTTAGTGTTTGGTATCTTAATGACGTTATTGGTTACCCTACTCACCTTTATCGCCAAAAAACTAATTTTATGGGGTATTAACCTTGTTGAAGAAGTTGATCAGCAGCACAACATTGGTGTTGCAGCAATTGAAATGGCGATTAGTATTTCAATTGCGATGATTTTAACTGGCCTAATGGCCTAA
- the glnE gene encoding bifunctional [glutamate--ammonia ligase]-adenylyl-L-tyrosine phosphorylase/[glutamate--ammonia-ligase] adenylyltransferase, which yields MPNLPIINTHFDELVALAKQRNQQLVDDYQNYIEPLDSSAVENLMAAVTLSDFVFRAFEQQPEAIAQLFAERDFTDSHVPDYEEQLANLLQGCDSEACLHRVLRQFRQQAMVDIAVSDMVGHAYLDVSLARLTKLADALILSALNWLTLFCQERWGVPYGVDGQQQTLLVYGMGKLGGGELNFSSDIDLIFTYPQTGKTHGARKSLDNQTFFTRLGQKLIAVLDQQTADGFVYRVDMRLRPFGDSGPLVLSFSALEDYYQDQGRDWERYAMLKARPIGQGEHHQELSQLLRPFVYRRYIDFSVIESLRKMKLMISREVRRKQLTNNIKLGAGGIREVEFIVQVFQLIRGGRVKELQQRNLLTVLPLLVEHQIVPPESARVLTNAYRFLRRVENVIQALDDQQTQTLPDSELDQARLLHVLGIDTWQEFLTRLNAHLGFVHDEFNQLIGEEAPNHEDIQAQWQTLWHDSWHDTDDFTWQKAIASNWQKDGIWQTLYEFKQELDKQPIGQRGRVVLDKLMPRVLFHIHSNSAFENAYENTYEVVLPRVLQIIQKVASRTVYLELLYENDGALIHLIRLCQQSHWISDYIAKFPILLDELIDPKLLHNPPALADYVNELQQAMLRIPEDDVESQMNGLRQFKQAQQLRIAAADISGVLPLMKVSDHLTALAEAIIGEVIQQAWHQLTARFGQPKSTLGTNHKGFAVLGYGKMGGIELGYGSDLDLVFVHDCSLNDTTNGEREIAASQFYVKLAQKVMHIFNTRMSSGILYELDMRLRPSGNSGVLVIHIDSFADYQLTEAWTWEHQALVRARMVYGHDDIRNNFSAIRKRALTNPRENGELKKQVVEMREKMRNHIDTSSGQCIDIKHGHGGLVDIEFLTQYLVLRFSGKYPQLTEFSDNIRIIEGLAKVGVVSDESAQCLVDSYCQLRNASHRAVLQDGKAQLSQTMFNQMAGSVAQIWQSFME from the coding sequence ATGCCAAACCTGCCGATCATAAATACACATTTTGATGAATTAGTCGCACTTGCTAAGCAGCGGAATCAGCAATTAGTTGATGACTATCAAAACTACATTGAACCGCTTGATAGCAGTGCGGTGGAAAACTTAATGGCAGCGGTCACGCTGAGCGATTTTGTTTTTCGTGCATTTGAGCAACAGCCTGAGGCTATTGCTCAGTTGTTTGCCGAGCGAGATTTCACTGACAGTCACGTGCCAGATTATGAGGAACAACTCGCCAATTTGCTCCAAGGCTGTGACAGCGAAGCCTGCTTGCATCGAGTGCTGCGTCAGTTTCGCCAACAGGCAATGGTCGATATTGCCGTGTCTGATATGGTTGGGCATGCTTATCTTGATGTTTCTCTTGCTCGCCTAACCAAACTAGCCGATGCGCTGATTTTATCAGCACTTAACTGGCTTACTCTTTTTTGCCAAGAGCGCTGGGGCGTGCCCTATGGCGTTGATGGTCAACAGCAAACCTTGCTTGTCTACGGAATGGGGAAATTAGGTGGCGGTGAACTCAACTTTTCTTCCGATATAGACCTTATTTTTACTTATCCTCAAACTGGCAAAACGCATGGCGCTCGAAAATCGCTAGACAACCAAACGTTTTTTACACGACTAGGGCAAAAACTCATTGCTGTTCTAGATCAGCAAACAGCCGATGGCTTTGTGTATCGCGTGGATATGCGACTGCGCCCGTTTGGTGATAGTGGGCCACTGGTACTAAGTTTTTCTGCACTGGAAGATTACTATCAAGATCAAGGTCGAGATTGGGAGCGTTACGCCATGCTCAAAGCTCGGCCAATAGGCCAAGGTGAACATCACCAAGAGCTGTCGCAATTATTACGCCCGTTTGTTTATCGCCGCTATATCGATTTTAGTGTCATCGAAAGCTTACGCAAAATGAAACTGATGATCAGCCGTGAAGTTAGGCGCAAGCAATTAACCAACAATATTAAACTGGGAGCCGGTGGAATTCGCGAAGTTGAGTTTATTGTTCAGGTTTTTCAGTTAATCCGCGGTGGCCGTGTCAAAGAACTTCAGCAGCGCAACCTTTTGACTGTATTGCCACTGTTAGTTGAACATCAAATAGTGCCGCCGGAAAGTGCCCGCGTACTGACCAATGCGTACCGGTTCTTACGCCGTGTTGAGAATGTGATTCAAGCGTTAGACGACCAGCAAACGCAAACACTACCGGATAGTGAGCTTGATCAAGCGCGATTATTACACGTGCTTGGCATTGATACTTGGCAGGAGTTTTTGACTAGGCTCAATGCGCATTTAGGCTTTGTGCACGATGAGTTTAATCAGCTGATTGGAGAAGAAGCTCCCAACCATGAAGATATACAAGCCCAGTGGCAAACACTTTGGCACGATAGCTGGCATGATACTGACGACTTCACCTGGCAAAAAGCGATTGCTTCAAATTGGCAAAAAGACGGTATTTGGCAAACGCTATACGAATTTAAGCAAGAGTTAGACAAGCAGCCTATTGGTCAGCGAGGTCGAGTGGTCTTAGACAAACTCATGCCACGCGTCTTGTTTCACATACATAGTAATAGTGCTTTTGAGAATGCATACGAGAATACTTACGAGGTAGTGCTGCCTAGGGTATTACAAATTATTCAAAAAGTAGCGAGTCGAACGGTTTATCTTGAACTGCTTTATGAAAACGACGGCGCACTTATTCACTTAATTCGTTTGTGCCAGCAAAGTCACTGGATTAGTGATTACATTGCGAAATTTCCAATACTGTTAGATGAGCTTATTGACCCTAAGCTACTGCATAACCCGCCAGCGTTGGCTGACTATGTCAATGAATTACAACAAGCCATGTTGCGCATTCCTGAAGATGATGTTGAAAGCCAAATGAATGGCTTACGGCAATTTAAACAAGCGCAACAACTGCGTATTGCTGCTGCGGATATCAGCGGTGTATTACCACTAATGAAAGTAAGCGATCACTTAACAGCCTTGGCAGAAGCCATTATTGGCGAGGTAATTCAACAGGCTTGGCATCAATTAACAGCGCGTTTTGGCCAACCCAAATCTACCTTAGGTACTAACCACAAAGGATTTGCCGTACTTGGCTACGGCAAAATGGGCGGCATTGAGCTGGGTTATGGCTCAGATCTAGATTTGGTTTTTGTTCATGATTGCTCACTTAACGATACCACTAATGGTGAACGAGAAATTGCTGCTAGCCAGTTTTACGTGAAGTTGGCGCAAAAAGTGATGCATATTTTCAATACTCGGATGAGTAGTGGCATTTTGTATGAACTTGATATGCGCTTAAGGCCGTCTGGTAATTCCGGCGTATTAGTGATTCACATCGACTCGTTTGCTGACTACCAGCTAACTGAAGCTTGGACATGGGAGCATCAAGCTTTGGTCAGAGCCCGCATGGTTTATGGTCATGACGATATTAGAAATAATTTTTCCGCTATTCGAAAACGGGCATTAACTAATCCTAGAGAAAACGGTGAATTGAAAAAGCAAGTTGTCGAGATGCGCGAGAAAATGCGTAACCACATTGATACATCGTCAGGGCAATGTATCGATATCAAGCACGGTCACGGTGGCTTGGTAGATATTGAATTTTTAACGCAATATTTAGTCTTGAGATTTAGTGGGAAATATCCACAACTAACTGAATTTTCAGACAATATTCGAATTATTGAAGGGCTAGCGAAAGTGGGGGTAGTATCTGACGAGTCGGCTCAGTGCTTAGTTGACAGCTATTGCCAACTTCGCAATGCCAGCCATCGGGCAGTATTGCAAGACGGTAAAGCACAGCTATCACAAACAATGTTTAATCAGATGGCAGGTTCAGTTGCACAGATTTGGCAAAGTTTTATGGAATAA
- a CDS encoding TcpQ domain-containing protein: MNFWIRNGLFAIVLSGLAYYLLANHELIASLGDSFAESEPEQVKPAEAAAPAEASQVTEPPQHAKKPLTNSKNKAAEGLSRFYASIQGPDEKGSGPKIRNNVVYLPEPRGDLEKILEAKTVITRPLKKDWQGSTESRPFRTGSTLFQKLVEYAEQDGLEVMWRLNRDLVIKDPFRINKEILATAYQVGNAISGHFPEGVDVYFCYQQRTIVFQTGPQDYLAKKCRLLSSTGNVSNSRSYY, translated from the coding sequence ATGAATTTTTGGATCCGTAATGGGCTTTTTGCCATTGTGCTTTCTGGCTTAGCCTACTATTTATTGGCTAACCACGAGCTTATCGCCTCGCTTGGTGATAGCTTTGCGGAATCCGAACCTGAGCAGGTAAAACCAGCTGAGGCAGCAGCACCCGCTGAAGCATCACAGGTGACTGAGCCACCACAGCACGCGAAAAAGCCATTAACCAACTCAAAAAACAAAGCCGCAGAAGGCTTATCACGCTTCTACGCCAGCATCCAAGGTCCTGACGAGAAAGGCAGTGGACCGAAAATTAGAAATAATGTGGTGTACCTTCCTGAACCACGCGGCGATTTAGAAAAAATTTTAGAAGCCAAAACCGTTATCACTCGGCCATTAAAAAAAGATTGGCAAGGCTCAACAGAGTCACGTCCCTTTAGAACTGGTTCAACACTTTTTCAAAAGCTGGTTGAGTATGCAGAACAAGATGGCCTAGAAGTCATGTGGCGATTAAACCGAGATTTAGTCATCAAAGATCCATTTCGCATCAACAAAGAAATTTTGGCGACCGCTTACCAAGTAGGTAATGCGATTAGCGGCCACTTTCCTGAAGGCGTAGACGTATACTTTTGCTACCAACAGCGTACGATTGTGTTCCAAACAGGCCCACAAGACTACCTTGCTAAAAAATGCCGACTACTCAGTTCAACGGGTAATGTCAGCAACTCCCGTAGCTACTATTAG
- the lpxL gene encoding LpxL/LpxP family Kdo(2)-lipid IV(A) lauroyl/palmitoleoyl acyltransferase — translation MYPVSKNKILQPNFKLSFFLPKYWLTWIGVLVMFAISWLPYKLQLALGKQLGRLLYKIGGKRKHVAQRNLALCFPDMPEEERQQVLKKNFENTGIALLETGMGWWWPDWRAKRKVKVVGLEHLEKAQQEGHGVLLLAMHYLSVEICCRGVGYTHPMVVFYRAHNNALMEYFQYRGRGRSNKYMLSKRDIKGLIGALHEGETCVYLPDQDYGKNRSLFVPFFSVPDAATTTGTLIFARQPNVQTHMVIPTRNDDGSGYTIEITPALKDFPTQDDVADVTRVNQELEQAISRKPEQYMWLHRRFKTRPDENSPPLY, via the coding sequence ATGTATCCCGTGAGCAAAAATAAAATATTACAGCCGAACTTTAAACTGTCTTTTTTCCTACCTAAATATTGGCTCACATGGATTGGCGTATTGGTGATGTTCGCTATTTCTTGGCTACCTTATAAATTGCAGCTCGCACTGGGCAAGCAACTTGGCCGTTTACTCTATAAAATTGGCGGCAAACGCAAACATGTTGCCCAGCGCAATTTGGCATTATGTTTTCCTGACATGCCAGAAGAAGAACGTCAACAAGTCCTTAAAAAGAACTTTGAAAATACAGGGATTGCCCTGCTTGAAACAGGCATGGGCTGGTGGTGGCCAGATTGGCGAGCAAAACGCAAAGTCAAGGTTGTAGGCCTTGAACACTTAGAAAAGGCTCAACAAGAAGGTCATGGCGTATTACTGCTAGCGATGCATTATCTCAGCGTTGAAATTTGCTGCCGAGGCGTAGGCTACACTCACCCGATGGTGGTATTTTATCGCGCTCACAACAACGCTTTAATGGAGTATTTTCAATACCGTGGTCGTGGCCGCTCAAACAAATACATGCTAAGTAAGCGTGATATTAAAGGCTTAATTGGCGCGCTTCACGAAGGCGAAACTTGTGTTTACTTGCCAGATCAAGACTACGGCAAAAACCGCAGCTTGTTTGTACCATTTTTCAGTGTGCCTGACGCTGCAACAACGACAGGTACATTAATTTTTGCCCGCCAACCAAATGTTCAAACGCATATGGTTATCCCGACAAGAAACGACGACGGCTCAGGCTATACCATTGAAATTACGCCAGCGCTGAAAGACTTTCCAACCCAAGATGACGTTGCAGATGTCACGCGTGTCAATCAAGAATTAGAGCAAGCCATTAGCCGTAAACCCGAGCAATATATGTGGCTACACCGCCGCTTTAAAACAAGGCCAGACGAAAATTCGCCACCGCTCTATTAA